The Pirellulales bacterium DNA window GACGCGAATCCCTTTCCATCGTGGCAATCCATTCGCATTGTAGCGATTGTAATCTTGGGCACCCCAACTATTGTAGATATGTACACTATCGCAAGGGTCTGGCGACTGGATTGGTCGCTGCGGTGATTTTCTAAATGCCATGCCGATATTGGCTTCCCGCCGCATCGGTAAATCGCTCGCATCATCTGGCACGGGGGCTGCATTAGGGGAGGATCGCCAAGGTCAAGCGATCCTAATCCCCGGTCCATGCAAAGGAGTGTGTGCCATGTTGGTTCTCTCGCGGAAGGTGAACGAGCAAATCCTGATCGGCGACGCCATAAAGATCACCATCCTGAGGGTCCGCGGCGACGCGATTCGGGTCGGCATCGAGGCGCCGCGCGAGGTGCAGGTGCGCCGGTCAGAATTGCCCCCTTTGCCGCAATCACCCGCCGCGCCGCGGCCGCAGCGCCCGCGCCCGCGCCGCCACGGCGAAAAAAACCCTGGCGAACGGGCCTCCGCTGTTGGAAGTCGACCGCTAGCTGCCAAGCTCCACGCGCGCCGTGTCCCAAGCGCCTCGACGACACCGCTGATGACCTGACCCAGGAGGCGCTTGGGCCGGCGTTG harbors:
- a CDS encoding carbon storage regulator; the encoded protein is MLVLSRKVNEQILIGDAIKITILRVRGDAIRVGIEAPREVQVRRSELPPLPQSPAAPRPQRPRPRRHGEKNPGERASAVGSRPLAAKLHARRVPSASTTPLMT